Proteins encoded by one window of Massilia sp. NR 4-1:
- a CDS encoding inorganic phosphate transporter, whose translation MQTLQISIYALALLIFLALVFDFMNGFHDAANAIATVVSTGVLKPQTAVAMAAFFNFIAIFIVGLKVATTIGKGTIDPAVVDHYVIFGALVGAIVWNLITWYYGIPSSSSHALIGGLVGAAVAKSGTGALISGGLIKTVTFIVLAPLLGFVLGSVIMLIVSWIFVKSTPRKIDGWFRRLQLASAAGYSLGHGGNDAQKTMGIIWMLLIASGHVAASDATPPTWVIVSCYAAISFGTLFGGWRIVKTMGQKITKLKPVGGFCAETGGAITLLMASFWGVPVSTTHTITGAIVGVGSAQKMSAVRWGVAGNIVWAWIFTIPASAFVAAIAWWIGTHIM comes from the coding sequence ATGCAAACCCTCCAAATCAGCATCTATGCGCTGGCCTTGTTGATCTTCCTGGCGCTGGTGTTTGACTTCATGAACGGCTTCCATGATGCGGCCAATGCAATCGCCACGGTGGTCTCCACCGGCGTGCTGAAACCGCAGACCGCAGTGGCGATGGCGGCCTTCTTCAACTTCATTGCCATCTTCATCGTCGGCCTGAAAGTGGCGACGACCATCGGCAAGGGCACCATCGATCCGGCCGTGGTCGACCATTATGTGATCTTTGGCGCGCTGGTGGGCGCCATCGTGTGGAATTTGATCACCTGGTACTACGGCATTCCATCCTCGTCCTCGCACGCCCTGATCGGCGGCCTGGTGGGCGCGGCGGTGGCCAAGTCCGGTACCGGCGCCCTGATCTCCGGCGGCCTGATCAAGACCGTCACCTTCATCGTGCTGGCGCCGCTGCTGGGCTTCGTGCTCGGTTCGGTCATCATGCTGATCGTCTCCTGGATCTTCGTGAAATCCACGCCGCGCAAGATCGACGGCTGGTTCCGCCGCCTGCAGCTGGCCTCGGCCGCCGGCTACAGCCTGGGCCACGGCGGCAACGATGCGCAGAAAACCATGGGCATCATCTGGATGCTGCTGATCGCTTCCGGCCATGTCGCCGCCAGCGACGCCACGCCGCCGACCTGGGTCATCGTTTCCTGCTACGCGGCGATCAGCTTCGGCACCCTGTTTGGCGGCTGGCGCATCGTGAAAACCATGGGCCAGAAGATCACCAAGCTGAAACCGGTGGGCGGCTTCTGCGCCGAAACCGGCGGCGCCATCACCTTGCTGATGGCTTCGTTCTGGGGCGTGCCGGTCTCGACCACCCACACCATCACCGGCGCGATTGTCGGCGTCGGCTCGGCGCAAAAGATGTCCGCCGTGCGCTGGGGCGTGGCCGGCAACATCGTCTGGGCCTGGATCTTCACCATTCCCGCGTCCGCCTTCGTGGCCGCGATCGCCTGGTGGATCGGCACCCACATCATGTAA
- a CDS encoding cystathionine gamma-synthase family protein: protein MKKYGFTTTILHNDRQKTIEQGSLHKPVHTSVAFGYADARQLASVFQGKEPGFRYGRQGNPTVSALEDKVNQMEQGVATLCFSTGMGAIGAVFQALLRAGDHMVSSAFLFGNTNSMWQTVAGQGVGVDFVDATDVANVAAALKPETRIVFVETVANPRTQIADLQRIGELCAQRGILYVVDNTMTTPYLFRPKDVGAGLVVNSLTKSIGGHGNALGGSLTDTGAYDWSKFPNIYENYKKAAPAQWGMAQIRAKGLRDFGAALGPEAAHHIAVGAETLALRMERTCANALALARLLEQDARVAAVYYPGLESHPQHGIAKELFKSYGSLLSFELKDGIDCFDYMNRLKLAVPASNLGDTRTLVIPVAHTIFYEMGAERRASMGIAESLIRVSVGIEDTADLLDDFASALNA from the coding sequence ATGAAGAAATACGGTTTCACCACCACCATCCTGCACAACGACCGTCAAAAGACGATCGAGCAGGGTTCGCTGCACAAGCCGGTGCACACCTCGGTCGCCTTCGGCTATGCCGACGCGCGCCAGCTGGCGTCGGTGTTCCAGGGCAAGGAGCCGGGCTTCCGTTATGGCCGCCAGGGCAACCCCACCGTGTCGGCGCTGGAGGACAAGGTCAACCAGATGGAGCAGGGCGTGGCCACGCTGTGCTTCTCGACCGGCATGGGCGCCATCGGCGCCGTGTTCCAGGCCTTGCTGCGCGCCGGCGACCATATGGTGTCCTCGGCCTTCCTGTTCGGGAATACCAACTCGATGTGGCAGACGGTGGCGGGGCAGGGCGTGGGCGTGGACTTTGTCGACGCCACCGACGTCGCCAATGTGGCGGCGGCGCTGAAGCCGGAAACGCGCATCGTCTTCGTCGAAACCGTGGCCAACCCGCGCACCCAGATCGCCGACCTGCAACGCATCGGCGAACTGTGCGCCCAGCGCGGCATTCTCTACGTGGTGGACAACACCATGACCACGCCCTACCTGTTCCGACCCAAGGACGTGGGCGCGGGCCTGGTGGTCAATTCGCTGACCAAATCGATCGGCGGCCATGGCAACGCCCTGGGCGGCAGCCTGACCGATACCGGCGCCTACGACTGGAGCAAGTTCCCGAATATCTACGAGAACTACAAAAAGGCCGCGCCGGCGCAGTGGGGCATGGCCCAGATCCGCGCCAAAGGCCTGCGCGACTTCGGCGCCGCGCTGGGACCGGAGGCGGCCCACCACATCGCCGTCGGCGCCGAAACCCTGGCCCTGCGCATGGAACGCACCTGCGCCAACGCCCTGGCCCTGGCGCGCCTGCTTGAGCAGGACGCACGCGTGGCGGCCGTCTACTATCCCGGCCTGGAATCGCATCCCCAGCACGGCATCGCCAAGGAGCTGTTCAAGAGCTACGGTTCCCTGCTGAGTTTTGAGCTGAAAGACGGCATCGACTGCTTCGACTACATGAACCGCCTCAAGCTGGCCGTGCCCGCCTCCAACCTGGGCGACACGCGTACCCTGGTGATCCCGGTCGCCCACACCATCTTCTACGAAATGGGCGCCGAACGCCGCGCCTCGATGGGGATCGCCGAATCGCTGATCCGCGTTTCCGTCGGCATTGAAGATACTGCCGACCTGCTCGACGACTTCGCCAGCGCCCTCAACGCCTAA
- a CDS encoding DUF47 domain-containing protein: MFGRLMPTEGKFFDLFNQHAELCVKGAKEMLGLMTNFDDLENRVHAIESIEKQADKITYTCVDLLHKTFITPIDRDDIHKLITRMDDILDLMEDAGQTVSLYDLHSVTPEAKRLAELVLACTEKVKEAVALLHNMDNARQIVAICEEIDRLESDADHVMRAAMSKLFRDEPDVRNLIKMKAIYEILETVTDRCEDVANIIEGIIVENA, translated from the coding sequence ATGTTTGGACGCTTGATGCCCACCGAGGGCAAGTTCTTTGATCTGTTCAACCAGCACGCCGAACTGTGCGTGAAGGGCGCGAAAGAGATGCTCGGTCTGATGACCAATTTCGACGACCTGGAGAACCGCGTACACGCCATCGAAAGTATCGAAAAACAGGCCGACAAGATCACCTATACCTGCGTCGACCTGCTGCACAAGACCTTCATCACCCCGATCGACCGCGACGACATCCACAAGCTGATCACGCGCATGGACGACATCCTGGACTTGATGGAAGACGCCGGCCAGACCGTGTCGCTGTACGACCTGCACTCCGTGACCCCGGAAGCCAAACGCCTGGCCGAACTGGTGCTGGCTTGCACCGAGAAGGTCAAGGAAGCCGTGGCCCTGCTGCACAATATGGACAATGCGCGCCAGATCGTCGCCATCTGCGAAGAGATCGACCGCCTGGAATCGGACGCCGACCACGTGATGCGCGCCGCCATGTCCAAGCTGTTCCGCGACGAGCCGGACGTGCGCAACCTGATCAAGATGAAAGCCATCTACGAAATCCTGGAAACGGTCACCGACCGCTGCGAGGACGTGGCCAATATCATCGAAGGCATCATCGTCGAGAACGCATAA
- a CDS encoding CvpA family protein: protein MTIFDYLVIFVLIASVVISTMRGLVREMLSLASWIVAFVVANAYGAQLALMLPDSVPGEVLRLILAFIALFIGTRILMSLFTLAVDALIKAGGLTLADRGLGSLFGFGRGLLIVLAAVILCGMTTIPQQDFWKNALLSPLAESGVRTLKPFLPAEYAQHVHY, encoded by the coding sequence GTGACGATTTTCGATTATCTGGTGATATTCGTGCTGATCGCCTCAGTGGTCATCAGCACCATGCGCGGCCTGGTGCGCGAGATGCTCTCGCTGGCCAGCTGGATCGTCGCCTTTGTCGTCGCCAATGCCTACGGCGCCCAGCTGGCGCTGATGTTGCCGGACTCCGTGCCGGGCGAGGTGCTGCGCCTGATCCTGGCCTTCATCGCCCTGTTTATCGGCACGCGCATCTTGATGAGTCTTTTCACGCTGGCCGTCGACGCCCTGATCAAGGCCGGCGGCCTGACCCTGGCCGACCGCGGCCTGGGCAGCCTGTTCGGCTTCGGCCGCGGCCTGCTGATCGTGCTGGCCGCCGTCATATTGTGCGGGATGACCACCATCCCGCAGCAGGATTTCTGGAAGAACGCGCTGTTGAGTCCCCTGGCGGAATCCGGCGTGCGTACCTTGAAACCTTTCCTGCCTGCTGAATACGCGCAGCATGTGCATTACTGA
- the purF gene encoding amidophosphoribosyltransferase translates to MCGIVGVVSHQPVNQLLYDALLLLQHRGQDAAGIATNHSSMFSMHKANGLVRDVFRTRNMRSLMGNSGIGHCRYPTAGSSSEEEAQPFYVNAPFGITLAHNGNLTNWEQLKSEMFKNDRRHINTDSDSEVLLNVLAHEIQKATTGYSLEPATLFQAVTVLNRRVRGGYAAVAQIAGVGMLGFRDPYGIRPLCLGVNETPEGIEYLIASESVALEGVGFRFVRDVAPGEAIFIDAENKLHSQICADNPSLNPCVFEFVYLARPDSVIDGASVYATRLKMGEYLAEKIKREIPDGDIDVVMPIPDSSRPAAIQLALRLGVEYREGFIKNRYIGRTFIMPGQAARKKSVRQKLNAIGDEFKDKNVLLVDDSIVRGTTSREIVQMAREAGAKKVIFASAAPPVIYPNVYGIDMPTRDELIAYGRTTEEVCKEITADYLVYQDIEALKQSIADVNPALTKFEASCFDGVYVTGDVSADYLDKLEYARHHPKEKGAEDAARTQLNLNIATTEA, encoded by the coding sequence ATGTGTGGCATCGTCGGCGTCGTTTCCCATCAACCCGTCAATCAACTGCTGTATGACGCCTTGCTGCTGCTGCAGCACCGCGGCCAGGATGCGGCGGGCATCGCAACCAATCACAGCAGCATGTTCTCCATGCACAAGGCCAATGGCCTGGTGCGCGACGTGTTCCGCACCCGGAATATGCGTTCGCTGATGGGCAATTCCGGCATCGGCCATTGCCGCTATCCGACCGCCGGCTCGTCCAGCGAGGAAGAAGCGCAACCCTTCTACGTCAACGCGCCGTTCGGCATCACCCTGGCCCACAACGGCAACCTGACCAACTGGGAACAGCTCAAGAGCGAGATGTTCAAGAACGACCGCCGCCACATCAACACCGACTCCGACTCGGAAGTGCTGCTGAACGTGCTGGCCCACGAAATCCAGAAAGCCACCACCGGCTACTCGCTGGAGCCGGCCACCCTGTTCCAGGCCGTGACGGTGCTGAACCGCCGCGTGCGCGGCGGCTATGCGGCCGTGGCGCAGATCGCCGGCGTCGGCATGCTGGGCTTCCGCGATCCATACGGCATCCGTCCGCTGTGCCTGGGTGTGAACGAAACCCCTGAGGGCATCGAATACCTGATCGCCTCCGAATCGGTGGCGCTGGAAGGCGTGGGCTTCCGCTTCGTGCGCGACGTGGCGCCGGGCGAGGCCATCTTCATCGACGCCGAGAACAAGCTGCACTCGCAGATCTGCGCCGACAATCCATCGCTCAATCCCTGCGTCTTCGAATTCGTCTACCTGGCCCGTCCCGACTCCGTGATCGACGGCGCCTCGGTGTACGCCACCCGCCTGAAAATGGGCGAGTACCTGGCCGAGAAGATCAAGCGCGAAATCCCCGATGGCGATATCGACGTGGTGATGCCGATCCCGGACTCCTCGCGTCCCGCCGCCATCCAGCTGGCGCTGCGCCTGGGCGTGGAATACCGCGAAGGCTTCATCAAGAACCGTTACATCGGCCGCACCTTCATCATGCCGGGCCAGGCCGCGCGCAAGAAATCGGTGCGCCAGAAGCTGAACGCCATCGGTGACGAATTCAAGGACAAGAACGTGCTGCTGGTGGACGACTCCATCGTGCGCGGCACCACCAGCCGCGAGATCGTGCAGATGGCGCGCGAAGCCGGCGCGAAAAAAGTGATCTTCGCTTCCGCCGCGCCGCCGGTGATCTACCCGAACGTGTATGGCATCGACATGCCGACGCGCGATGAGCTGATCGCCTACGGCCGCACGACCGAGGAAGTGTGCAAGGAAATCACCGCCGACTACCTGGTGTACCAGGACATCGAGGCGCTGAAACAGTCGATTGCGGACGTCAATCCGGCCCTGACCAAGTTCGAGGCTTCCTGCTTCGATGGCGTGTACGTCACCGGCGACGTGTCGGCCGACTACCTGGACAAGCTGGAATACGCGCGCCACCATCCGAAAGAGAAGGGCGCCGAGGACGCCGCGCGCACCCAGCTCAATCTGAACATCGCCACCACGGAAGCGTAA
- the rpsR gene encoding 30S ribosomal protein S18: MAFGKKFDKNKLKLKEKRKQQNPLFKRKKFCRFTAAGVVQVDYKDVDTLKDFIQENGKIMPARLTGTKAHYQRQVDTAIKRARYLALLPYTDLHHA, translated from the coding sequence ATGGCATTCGGTAAAAAGTTCGACAAAAACAAGCTCAAGCTGAAAGAAAAGCGTAAGCAACAAAACCCTCTGTTCAAGCGTAAGAAGTTCTGCCGCTTCACCGCCGCTGGCGTGGTGCAAGTGGACTACAAAGATGTAGACACGCTGAAAGATTTCATCCAGGAAAACGGCAAGATCATGCCAGCCCGCCTGACCGGCACCAAGGCGCACTACCAGCGTCAAGTGGACACCGCTATCAAGCGCGCACGCTACCTGGCCCTGCTGCCTTACACCGATCTGCACCACGCTTAA
- a CDS encoding replicative DNA helicase encodes MNAAPSDPQVDSLRIPPHSIEAEQSVIGGLLRDNAAWDRIADFMHADDFYRYDHRIIFEQMIRLINAGKPADVITVFEALTMLGKADEVGGLVYLNAMAQNTPSAANIRRYAEIVRDRGVLRKLITVADEISGNAFNPQGKEVKQMLDEAESKIFAIAEQGARGSSGWTAVQPLLTQVVERIDELYSRESTSEITGVPTGFIDLDRMTSGLQPGDLVIVAGRPSMGKTAFSVNIGENVAIEAGLPVAVFSMEMGGAQLAMRMLGSVGQLDQHRLRTGKLIDEDWPRLTHAIQKMNEAQLYIDETPALNPIEMRARARRLARQCGKLGLIIVDYLQLMTGSQAGDNRAAEISEISRSLKGLAKELHCPVIALSQLNRSLEQRPNKRPVMSDLRESGAIEQDADVIIFLYRDEVYNPDSPDKGTAEIIIGKQRNGPIGAIRLTWMGMYTKFGNYSGNLSIYQGD; translated from the coding sequence ATGAACGCCGCCCCATCCGACCCGCAAGTCGACTCCCTGCGCATCCCGCCGCATTCCATCGAAGCAGAACAGTCCGTCATCGGCGGCCTGCTGCGCGATAACGCGGCCTGGGACCGTATTGCGGACTTCATGCACGCGGACGACTTTTACCGCTACGACCACCGCATCATCTTCGAACAGATGATCCGCCTGATCAACGCGGGCAAGCCGGCTGACGTCATCACCGTCTTCGAAGCCTTGACCATGCTGGGCAAGGCCGACGAGGTGGGGGGCTTGGTGTACCTGAACGCAATGGCGCAGAACACGCCGTCGGCGGCGAATATCCGGCGCTACGCCGAGATCGTGCGCGACCGCGGCGTGCTGCGCAAGCTGATCACGGTGGCCGACGAAATCTCGGGCAACGCCTTCAATCCGCAAGGCAAGGAAGTCAAGCAGATGCTGGACGAGGCGGAGTCGAAGATCTTCGCCATCGCCGAGCAGGGCGCGCGCGGCTCCTCGGGCTGGACGGCGGTGCAGCCGCTCTTGACCCAGGTGGTCGAGCGCATCGACGAGCTGTACAGCCGCGAAAGCACCAGCGAGATCACGGGCGTGCCGACCGGCTTCATCGATCTGGACCGCATGACCTCGGGCCTGCAGCCGGGCGACCTGGTGATCGTGGCCGGCCGTCCGTCGATGGGTAAAACGGCGTTCTCGGTGAATATCGGCGAGAACGTGGCGATCGAAGCGGGCTTGCCGGTGGCCGTGTTCTCGATGGAGATGGGCGGCGCCCAGCTGGCCATGCGTATGCTCGGTTCGGTCGGCCAGCTCGACCAGCACCGCCTGCGGACCGGCAAGCTGATCGACGAGGATTGGCCGCGCTTGACGCACGCCATCCAGAAGATGAATGAAGCCCAGCTGTATATCGACGAGACGCCGGCGCTGAACCCGATCGAGATGCGCGCCCGCGCCCGCCGTCTGGCGCGCCAGTGCGGCAAGCTCGGCCTGATCATCGTCGACTACCTGCAGCTGATGACCGGTAGCCAGGCGGGCGATAACCGCGCCGCCGAGATTTCCGAGATTTCGCGGAGCTTGAAAGGCCTGGCCAAGGAACTGCATTGCCCGGTCATCGCGCTGTCCCAGCTGAACCGCTCGCTGGAGCAGCGTCCCAACAAACGTCCCGTGATGTCCGACTTGCGCGAATCCGGCGCTATCGAACAGGATGCGGACGTCATCATCTTCCTGTACCGCGACGAGGTGTACAACCCCGATTCGCCGGACAAGGGGACCGCCGAGATCATTATCGGCAAACAGCGTAACGGTCCTATCGGCGCGATCCGTCTGACATGGATGGGCATGTATACCAAGTTTGGCAATTACAGCGGCAATCTGTCCATCTATCAGGGCGACTAA
- the rplI gene encoding 50S ribosomal protein L9, with amino-acid sequence MQIILLEKVVNVGNLGDVVKVKDGYARNFLIPQKLARRATAAAVAEFEVKRAELEKAAAEKLAAAQAQGEKLAGMTVTVSQKAGVDGRLFGSVTNFDIAEALSKAGFAVEKAAVRMPTGPLKVVGEHPVSVALHTDVVVEVTVAVVGEAA; translated from the coding sequence ATGCAAATCATTCTGTTGGAAAAAGTTGTTAACGTCGGCAACCTGGGCGACGTGGTGAAAGTCAAGGACGGTTACGCCCGTAACTTCCTGATCCCGCAAAAACTGGCCCGCCGCGCTACCGCTGCCGCCGTGGCTGAATTCGAAGTCAAACGCGCCGAACTGGAAAAAGCCGCTGCCGAGAAACTGGCCGCTGCGCAAGCCCAAGGCGAAAAACTGGCTGGCATGACCGTGACCGTGTCGCAAAAAGCGGGCGTGGACGGCCGTCTGTTCGGTTCCGTGACCAACTTCGACATCGCTGAAGCCCTGAGCAAAGCTGGCTTCGCCGTGGAAAAAGCTGCCGTGCGCATGCCAACCGGCCCGCTGAAGGTCGTGGGCGAGCACCCAGTGTCCGTGGCACTGCACACCGACGTCGTGGTCGAAGTGACCGTGGCCGTCGTGGGCGAAGCTGCCTAA
- the priB gene encoding primosomal replication protein N, with amino-acid sequence MNQTQFVALIAEREMLRYTPAGLPIVNAVLQHRSQQMEAGIARLTEFEIAAVAAGDISNRFSQAALGGMYEFRGFLAKKSRNSKSLVFHIIDFRAV; translated from the coding sequence CTGAACCAGACACAGTTTGTCGCCCTCATCGCCGAACGGGAAATGCTGCGGTATACCCCGGCCGGCCTGCCGATCGTGAATGCTGTTTTGCAGCACCGTTCGCAGCAGATGGAGGCCGGCATCGCCCGCCTGACCGAGTTTGAAATCGCCGCGGTAGCCGCTGGCGACATTTCGAACCGCTTCAGCCAGGCCGCCCTCGGGGGCATGTATGAGTTCAGGGGATTTCTGGCCAAGAAAAGCCGCAATAGCAAAAGCCTGGTGTTTCACATCATTGATTTTCGTGCTGTTTAA
- the lexA gene encoding transcriptional repressor LexA: protein MIKLTARQEQILNLIKDAITNTGFPPTRAEIAAELGFKSANAAEEHLKALARKGAIEITAGTSRGIRLLGSHADAPAAPAAPATPLLALPLIGRVAAGSPILAQENLETSYNVDPALFSAKPDFLLKVRGESMRDIGIMDGDLLAVKKVDSAKNGQIVVARIGSEVTVKRYRKTGSTIELLPENPDFKIITVHPEADEFALEGLAVGLLRSWH from the coding sequence ATGATCAAGCTCACTGCAAGGCAAGAACAAATTCTCAACCTGATCAAGGATGCCATCACCAATACCGGCTTCCCGCCCACCCGCGCCGAGATTGCGGCCGAGCTGGGCTTCAAGTCCGCCAATGCGGCCGAAGAGCATTTGAAGGCGCTGGCGCGCAAGGGCGCCATCGAAATCACGGCCGGCACCTCGCGCGGTATCCGCCTGCTGGGCAGCCATGCCGACGCGCCGGCCGCCCCGGCCGCGCCCGCCACGCCGCTGCTGGCCCTGCCGCTCATCGGCCGCGTGGCCGCCGGCTCGCCCATCCTGGCGCAGGAAAACCTGGAAACCAGCTACAACGTCGACCCGGCCCTGTTCTCGGCCAAGCCCGACTTCCTGCTCAAGGTGCGCGGCGAATCGATGCGCGATATCGGCATCATGGATGGCGACTTGCTGGCCGTGAAAAAAGTCGATAGCGCCAAGAACGGCCAGATCGTGGTGGCCCGCATCGGCAGCGAAGTGACGGTCAAGCGCTACCGCAAGACCGGCAGCACCATCGAACTGCTGCCCGAGAATCCCGACTTCAAGATCATCACCGTCCACCCCGAAGCCGACGAATTCGCGCTCGAAGGCCTGGCCGTCGGCCTGCTGCGCAGCTGGCACTAA
- the rpsF gene encoding 30S ribosomal protein S6, with the protein MRHYEIVFIVHPDQSEQVPAMIERYKASVTSRGGNVHRVEDWGRRQMAYSIQKLAKAHYICLNIECDNETLVELETAFKFNDAVLRHLTVKMKKAETAPSPMMKSVQREDAAKSHRAEAPAAPAAAAA; encoded by the coding sequence ATGCGTCACTATGAAATCGTATTTATCGTCCATCCGGACCAAAGCGAGCAAGTGCCCGCGATGATCGAACGTTACAAAGCCAGCGTGACCTCGCGCGGCGGTAACGTGCACCGCGTGGAAGATTGGGGCCGCCGTCAAATGGCGTACTCGATCCAGAAACTGGCTAAAGCACACTACATCTGCCTGAACATCGAGTGCGACAACGAGACCCTGGTCGAACTGGAAACCGCATTCAAATTCAATGATGCCGTGCTGCGTCACCTGACCGTGAAAATGAAGAAAGCGGAAACCGCTCCTTCGCCGATGATGAAATCGGTACAGCGTGAAGACGCGGCCAAGAGCCATCGCGCCGAAGCCCCAGCCGCTCCTGCTGCCGCCGCTGCTTAA
- a CDS encoding SPOR domain-containing protein, translating to MGLFSKFGKNKQESTGEDSGYYRAADDQSVLEKTARSKRASHAGGATRGSRARAGRDAADPVLPEKKRARRRLVGAIALALAVVIGLPMVLDSEPRPVANDIALQIPSKDKPLEQGTPAAAASAPESRVAPGAALDQSEEIVNEPPRAAAPAVKPAVTPVAPSAAPAAAQVAPSAKPAATPTATAAHTVSEVKLAEPVKPPKAEAKEAPKAAETKTAKAEHKPEAKESKDKHEKPEAKPEPKHAEAKPETKDAKPAHGEDARALAILEGKPAAAESGSKYVIQVAALAAQDKVDELQGKLRDAGIKSYSQKVNTANGERTRVRVGPFASKEEAEKVRAKLSKMGLNGSLVPV from the coding sequence ATGGGCTTGTTCTCGAAATTTGGCAAAAACAAGCAAGAGTCCACTGGCGAAGACAGTGGCTATTACCGCGCAGCCGACGACCAGTCGGTGCTTGAAAAAACAGCCCGTTCCAAGCGTGCTTCGCATGCGGGCGGCGCCACCCGCGGCAGCCGCGCCCGCGCCGGCCGCGATGCCGCCGATCCGGTACTGCCTGAGAAAAAACGCGCGCGCCGCCGCCTGGTCGGCGCCATCGCGCTGGCGCTGGCCGTCGTAATCGGCCTGCCCATGGTGCTGGACTCGGAGCCGCGTCCGGTCGCCAACGATATCGCCCTGCAGATTCCGTCGAAAGACAAGCCGCTGGAGCAGGGCACGCCCGCTGCGGCGGCATCCGCGCCCGAATCGCGCGTGGCGCCGGGCGCCGCGCTCGATCAGAGCGAGGAAATCGTCAACGAGCCGCCCCGCGCAGCTGCGCCGGCCGTCAAGCCGGCAGTTACGCCTGTGGCACCCTCGGCCGCACCCGCTGCGGCACAGGTGGCGCCAAGCGCCAAGCCGGCCGCCACGCCCACGGCGACCGCCGCCCATACCGTTAGCGAAGTGAAGCTGGCCGAACCCGTCAAGCCGCCAAAAGCGGAAGCGAAAGAGGCGCCCAAAGCCGCCGAGACCAAGACTGCCAAGGCTGAACACAAGCCGGAAGCGAAAGAATCCAAAGACAAGCACGAGAAGCCGGAAGCCAAGCCCGAGCCGAAGCATGCCGAGGCCAAGCCGGAGACAAAGGACGCCAAACCGGCCCACGGCGAGGATGCGCGCGCCCTGGCCATCCTGGAAGGCAAGCCGGCCGCCGCCGAAAGCGGCAGCAAGTATGTGATCCAGGTGGCGGCGCTGGCGGCGCAGGACAAGGTGGACGAGCTGCAGGGCAAGCTGCGCGACGCCGGCATCAAGTCCTATTCGCAGAAGGTGAATACGGCCAACGGCGAACGCACCCGTGTCCGCGTCGGACCCTTTGCCAGCAAGGAGGAGGCGGAAAAAGTCCGCGCCAAGCTGAGCAAGATGGGCCTGAACGGCAGCCTGGTTCCCGTCTAA